One genomic window of Hemitrygon akajei chromosome 1, sHemAka1.3, whole genome shotgun sequence includes the following:
- the tram1 gene encoding translocating chain-associated membrane protein 1, with the protein MGLRKKSKNPPVFSHEFIVQNHADIVSCVAMVFLLGLMFEMTAKIAVSFVTLQHNVTISATDENAESIILYRYGFKDIATVFFYTLVAIILHAIVQEYMLDKINRRMHFSKTKHSKFNESGQLSAFYLVSFVWGTCILASENYASNPRNLWENYPHILMPFQVKFFYIAQLAYWFHALPELYFQKTRKEDIPRQLVYTSLYIFHIAGAYLLNLNRFGLVLLVLHYFVELLFHISRLFYFSDERNERCFTVWAILFVVARLLTLSLSVLTIGFGLTGSQNQSLDLATGNFNILAVRISALAAICLTQAYMMWKFINFQLKRWKEHAQIQALKKKATNTKNKPTKKGENKANGVNGTVTPEDKDSPRLRKAKSS; encoded by the exons ATGGGTCTGCGCAAGAAAAGCAAGAACCCACCGGTGTTCAGTCACGAGTTCATTGTTCAGAACCACGCCGACATCGTGTCATGTGTCGCCATGGTCTTCCTACTCGGACTCATGTTCGAG atgacAGCTAAGATAGCTGTTTCTTTCGTCACTCTTCAACATAATGTCACAATCTCTGCAACag ATGAAAATGCTGAATCGATCATTCTTTATCGTTATGGCTTTAAGGACATCGCTACAGTTTTCTTTTATACGTTGGTTGCTATTATTCTTCACGCCATAGTGCAAGAATACATGCTTGAT AAAATCAACAGGCGGATGCATTTTTCAAAAACAAAACACAGCAAATTCAATGAATCGGGACAACTTAGTGCCTTTTACTTGGTTTCGTTTGTCTGGGGAACATGCATTCTAGCATCT GAAAATTATGCATCAAATCCTCGGAACTTATGGGAAAACTACCCCCACATATTGATGCC CTTTCAGGTGAAGTTTTTCTACATTGCACAGTTGGCTTATTGGTTTCATGCCTTACCGGAGCTTTATTTTCAGAAAACCCGAAAG GAAGACATTCCTCGGCAGCTTGTGTATACAAGTTTGTATATTTTTCACATCGCTGGAGCTTATTTGTTAAA CTTGAACCGTTTTGGCTTGGTACTTCTGGTGCTACACTATTTTGTGGAACTTCTGTTTCATATCTCTCGACTATTTTATTTCAGTGATGAAAGGAACGAGAGGTG TTTTACGGTTTGGGCCATCTTGTTCGTAGTGGCAcgactgctcactctctctctgtccgtCCTCACGATCGGATTTGGCCTTACTGGATCTCAAAATCAAAGTCTCGATTTAGCCACCGGAAATTTCAACATACTGGCTGTAAG AATAAGTGCTCTGGCTGCCATTTGCCTAACCCAAGCATATATGATGTGGAAGTTCATAAATTTCCAGCTTAAAAGGTGGAAAGAACATGCACAAATACAGGCTCTAAAAAAGAAAGCCACTAACACAAAGAACAAACCAACTAAAAAAGGAGAAAATAAAG CTAATGGAGTAAATGGCACCGTCACTCCCGAAGATAAAGATTCTCCACGTTTGAGGAAAGCTAAATCATCTTGA